GCACACCGCTCTTCACCTACATCACTCATTTCTTTGTCATGCATTGTCTGCAGATCGCGGTCGGTCTCGCGCTCGGGTATCCCCTACGAATCTTCCAAAGCTACATTGCGAACGCAAGCGCCGCGATGTTCTCCGGCACCGTTCCTGAAGTGGAGCGCCTCGGATGGGGTTTTCCCTTGTGGGGAACCTATATCGTCTGGTTACTCGTCGTGGCCCTCGTTTACCCGCTTTCACGATGGTTCGAGGGCGTCAAGCAAAATCGTCAGGACTGGTGGCTCCGTTACCTCTAAGGTATGCAGTCCTGCGAAGAACGTCCCGCCATGGGTGGGAATTCCTGATAAACGTTCGTACCCAGGGCTGCCCCGCGCGTCAGACCGGGAGCTGCGAGGCTGTCTTTCGGGGCAGTTTTATAGGGTCGTTTGAAAGAAGCCGCTGGCATAGCGGATGAGGTGAGCTGGCTATGGAATTTGAATGGGCGATCCCGGCTGTGATGTTGTGTGTTTCTATGCTGGGCACAGCCTCGAAGGCACAAGAGGTAGCTATCACGTTCGAGTCGAGAAGGTGTTGGCGAGACTACGCCCAGGCGCTTCTGCATAGCTGCGACCAACCGTAAACCTCACCGTCCTATTGTTCTCATTCAAGGTGTCCGACTCCAAATCGATCCCGTCTTCGACGCTCCGACGGGAACTGTTTCATTCATGCAAGCGCGGTGAAGAGGCCGGTACAGAATTCGTCAGCCCGCACTGCTCTGTCAGTAGACCGTCACGAGGTGGTTTTAGTGAACTATCAAAGAGACTTTGCTGAAGCGGCAAAGAGCTGTTGTAAATGGCTGGTGAGGGGTATTGCAGAAGGATATGCGCATGCAGGATGCATATTGCTGACCGGCCGCCATCTTTGTGAGATGGACGATGCTGAAACATCGAAGATAATCCATGGGAGTGTTCGACAAGATCTTCGGACACCCTGCCAGGCCGACGAAGGCGATAGCTCCTGAAGGTTTGTGGTTCGGCAGCATCATGGAGGAGTTGTCTATGGATTTTCGCAAGCGCTCTGCCTAAGACGAAGTTGTCTAACGACTGGAGTCGCCTGTGATGTACGACGTCTTTGCCCACGGTTTCCATCCCCATACCATCGGATGGCATCTATGCCGCTGCTGACCAGGCGTTCTGTTGCCGGCGCAAATAACGTGTTTTCTCAGTGTCCCCACGATGCGGGCAACGGGGTTGGAACGTGGACTTCCGTTCCCTTCTTTTTGCAAAACACTGGCGAACTCTTTACAAGCGACAAAACCATTCGTGAAATTATCCACGTCTCTCAGGGTGGGGAGTCAGTTCGCATCGTCCTTACCAATGAATTGGGGAGTGAAGTACAACGATCGCGAATCGGTGGCGCTACTGTTGCGGTAACGGACGGGTACGGGAACCTCAATCCTTCGGAGACAACAAATCCGACGTTTGCGGGCACCTCAGAGATAGCGATCACTCCGCAGTCACAAGTCGTCTCGGATCCAATTCAGCTTAGGATCGAACCGAATTCCAATTTAGCCGTCTCTATCTTTGTCCCCGGTCAGGGGATCGATACGCTTACCTACCAAAAGTTTGCCATGCAGAATAATTTTCTAGCGGCCGGAAACCACTTAACCGCGACAACACTTCCTAACCCGGCGACTGTCTCGGAATGGTGCTTCCTCAAAGGGGTTGAGATTCAGAAGGAGAACGATGCAGCATCGATCGTTTGTCTTGGAGATAGCATTACAGACGGGTTCCGTTCCACGATGGGCGCAGCTACCGAACCACAGATCCGTTGTCCTATCCTCCCACCGCTAAGGAGCAGATCGCTAGTTACTAGCAGATCATTACGCGCGCTCATCAGCACAAAATCATTCTGTATGGCGCCACGCTCCTGCCGTGTAAGGGCGCCGCGTTCCATTCCGAAGCCGGCGAAAAGGTTCGGCAAGATGTGAACGCTGGATTCGGTCGTCTGCGCGTTCGACGGAGTGATCGACTTCGATGCGGTGATGCACGCCCTCCAAAGCCCACTATCCTTCAACCCCGAGTACAGCTCTATTGACCATCTCCATCCAAACGACGAAGGGTACAAAGTGATGGCTGACAGCATCCGACTAAATCTTTTCGACGAACGATGGGAATGACGACTGCTGCTATCCTTTTCTCGAGTTTTCTCGTTCACCCACTGGCGGACGTTGCAGGAAATGGCGGCGCAAGCATGTGCCGCGCTGACAATCTGTAGGCCTCCTTAAAATGACGGCCACGAACGAGGTTTGCTTCATTCTTGGATCGCCTCGCGCTGGCAAATGCTAGCATCTCTCGGATTGTTCAGAACGCTGGCAGCAGATGTCAGACCTGGGACATATACTGCCAAAGAACCCTCCGGACGAAGCTTTCCTTCGCTTATATGCGTCTGCCTAGGTAGCAGCTGTCCTTCCCGCAGTGTGAGGCGTTAGCGGCAACACCATAGAGGTCTAAGCTACTGGTGCCTCCCACAAAGGAATAGAGCGAGTTGAACGAATCTCAAGAATCAAAACGTTTGTTGCCACCGCATTTGAAACCTATCGATACGAACGGTCCTCCACAAAGGATCACGGTCTGCACTCGTCCGTTTCGCGCGAGCGGGCCACGCATAGAAGCCGAAAGGTTGGGAGACCAGTTGCTGATTCACAACTACGGTCACGGCGGTAGCGGATGGTCCTTGTCCTGGGGATCTGCTACCCGTGTCTTAAACTTGTTGCGAGATGCGCACCCTAGGACTCTTGATGTTGCCGTGATAGGAGCTGGCGCTATCGGCATCACAACAGCTCTGACCTTGCAGCGCGCAGGATTTATAGTGAGCATCTACGCCCAAGATCCACCGCTACAAACACGGTCAGCGCGTGCAACCGGTTCTTGGACTCCAGACAGCAGAATCGCACTCGGCGAGGCAGTAAGTGTACGCTTTGAAGATGCATGGCGGCGGCTAGCCAGCGAAACCTTCGCAGCATTTCAGGCGTACACCTCGATGACCTCACGGCCAGTCGAGTGGGTTGACCGATTCGTCCTGTCCGACACTCAGCCCGATCCACAACGCGCAGAGTTCGATCGACGAGATTCCCATGGATTTTTCAAATGCTCTTTACACCTCGCCAATTCTTCACCGTTGATGAGCTTTATTCCGCGCGATCAGTCACCATTCCCTACTCCGTATGCATGGCGCTCGCGATCCCTCACGTTCAATTTAGGCGTACTTATACCCTTGCTGCTTGAGGAGTTTCAGC
This genomic window from Granulicella sibirica contains:
- a CDS encoding FAD-dependent oxidoreductase, yielding MIGAGAIGITTALTLQRAGFIVSIYAQDPPLQTRSARATGSWTPDSRIALGEAVSVRFEDAWRRLASETFAAFQAYTSMTSRPVEWVDRFVLSDTQPDPQRAEFDRRDSHGFFKCSLHLANSSPLMSFIPRDQSPFPTPYAWRSRSLTFNLGVLIPLLLEEFQRAGGRLEACTFRTPADLSKIRERLIANCTGWGARHLFGDKSLTPIRGQIAWLPAQTNLRYGLLYGDLRIVCRQDGIVVQHSREGDDTGWNDASETPDAEEATAGLKALATLQASMKERTRKVPMLRRALNADIF